A section of the Marispirochaeta aestuarii genome encodes:
- a CDS encoding HigA family addiction module antitoxin gives MDEKYTELSAPGEVLKEEFSIPWGLHIFVDPPRIAAIIKGKRKVTADTAARLSRFFGPSPEFWMNMQSRYDSEV, from the coding sequence ATGGACGAAAAGTATACCGAACTTTCCGCACCCGGCGAAGTCCTGAAGGAAGAGTTCTCGATCCCATGGGGATTACACATTTTCGTTGATCCGCCGAGAATAGCCGCGATTATCAAGGGAAAAAGGAAGGTTACAGCTGATACAGCTGCAAGGCTGTCCAGGTTCTTTGGCCCCAGCCCGGAGTTCTGGATGAATATGCAGAGTCGTTACGACTCGGAGGTTTGA